Sequence from the Candidatus Hepatoplasma crinochetorum Av genome:
CAATTATGTATGCTATTAATAAAATAGATAAAAATTTAAATGAAAATGAAGAATTTAAAGAAGTAATTGATGATCTTAAATTAAAGCTATAAGTTTTTAGTAAACTTATCAACATCTTATTAACAATTATTTATTTAAAAATATCAAGAAAAATAAAGCTTTTTATCTAATTTTTTTAGTTTTAAACATTTCCACATTATTAATAATAATAATTAAAAAAATAAATATAATATATTTATATATTAAGGACAAAAATGAAATTCAAAATAGATGGTTTAACTCTTAAAAAAATATCAAGAATATTTTCAAATATTTCATACAACAATAATTATTTAGTAGAAATGAATGGAATTTTATTTGAAATAACAAAGAATAATATATTTATTGAAGCTAAAAACACATATATAAGTTTAAAATATAATTTAAATAATAATATCGAAATATTAAAAGAAGGTATTTTTTTAATAAAAGCAAAATTATTGAATGAAGTAATTTCAAAATTAGAAAATAATGAAATAGTAATATTTAATAAAATAGAAGATAATTTAATTACAATTAAATCAAAAAATTCTTATTATGAAATAAATTTAATGAATGATAAAAAATATAAAAAAGAAAAATTTATTTCTGATCAAAATTATAAAGAATTAATAATTAATAATTTATATTTCAAAAAATTAATAGAATCAGTTGTTTTTGCTGGTGATGAAAGATCTAATAGAAAAATATTACAAGGAATTAATTTAAAAATTGATCAAAATAGCATTAAATTAATCGCATCAGATAATATAAGAATCGCTTTTAATAAACAAAAAATTAATTATCAAAAAGATTTAATTAATGTAATTATTCCAATTAAAGCAATAAAGGAATATTTAAAACTAATAAATGATTCTCAAAAAATTAAATTAAGATTTTTCGAAAACAAATTATTAATAATTGATGATAACCTATTAACACAAATTAATTTAATAGAAGGAGTATTTCCTGATTTGGAAAGAGCATTTTTAGGAGAAAATAACCAAAAGCTTGTAATTAAAAAAGAATTAATGCTTACACTTTTAGATCGTGCTCTTCCCCTTGTATTAAATAAGGAATCTGCAAGTACGATTGTTACTCTTAAAATATTTGATCAAATTTTAATGATTGAATCAAATGAAAGTGAAACAGGAACATCTAAAATTGAAACGAAAGATTTTACTTTTGAAGGAGGAAATGAATTTGTAATTTATTTTAATCCTAGATTATTAAAAGAAGCAATAAATAAACTAGAGAACCCTAATATTACTTTAGATTTTAATTCTCCTGAACAACCATTTATAATGAAAGATAATACAGATGAAAATAAATTTCGTTGTTTAATCCTTCCTTTTAAAATATAAATTTATAATTGACTAATTTTTAAATCTCTAATTTTTGTTTTAAAATCC
This genomic interval carries:
- the dnaN gene encoding DNA polymerase III subunit beta, with the translated sequence MKFKIDGLTLKKISRIFSNISYNNNYLVEMNGILFEITKNNIFIEAKNTYISLKYNLNNNIEILKEGIFLIKAKLLNEVISKLENNEIVIFNKIEDNLITIKSKNSYYEINLMNDKKYKKEKFISDQNYKELIINNLYFKKLIESVVFAGDERSNRKILQGINLKIDQNSIKLIASDNIRIAFNKQKINYQKDLINVIIPIKAIKEYLKLINDSQKIKLRFFENKLLIIDDNLLTQINLIEGVFPDLERAFLGENNQKLVIKKELMLTLLDRALPLVLNKESASTIVTLKIFDQILMIESNESETGTSKIETKDFTFEGGNEFVIYFNPRLLKEAINKLENPNITLDFNSPEQPFIMKDNTDENKFRCLILPFKI